TTGCCCGCATTGACGACGATCGTCGCCCTCATCACGTATTTCGTCCTCACCCTGAACGTCGGCCGCGCCCGCGGGAAATTCAACGTTCCGGCGCCGCAGACCTCCGGCAACCCCGATTTCGAGCGCGTGCTGCGGGTGCAGCAGAACACCGTCGAGCAGATCATCCTGTTCCTCCCGAGCCTGTGGCTCTGCGCTCTGTTCACGAGCCCGAAGCTCGCCGCAGGGCTCGGCGGCGTGTGGATCCTCGGCCGGATCCTCTACGCGTGGGGCTACTACAAGGCCGCGGAGAAGCGCGGGCCGGGCTTCGGGATCGCGCTGCTCAGCACCCTGTCGCTCCTCATCGGTTCGATCTACGGCGTGATCACCACCCTCCTGTGATAGGCTCCGGGGCCACCGCGTCGAGGAGGGCCGGAGAGTTCGATGTTGCTTGCGCCGGGGACCGTGATCGCGGGTCGATACCGCCTCGAGCGGCCTCTCGCGTCCGGAGGCATGGGCTCGGTGTGGGTGGGCCAGCACGTCACGCTCCAGACCGAGGTCGCGATCAAGTTCATCTCGACGGAGTCGGCCGCCTCGCCGGCGGCGCGCGCGCGCTTCGAACGTGAAGCGCGCTCGGCGGCGCACCTGCGCCACGCGAACATCGTCGCGGTCCAGGACTACGGCATCGAGGACGAGACGCCGTACCTCGTGATGGAGCTCCTGCGCGGCGAGAGCCTGGAGGAGCGCATCCACGCGCGGGGCCGGCTCTCGCTCGAGGCGCTCGCGCCGATCGTGCAGCAGATGAGCCGCGGCCTGCGCAAGGCGCACGAGGCCGGCATCATCCACCGCGACCTCAAGCCCGGCAACGTCTTCCTCGCCCGCGACGACGACGAGGACGTCGAGGTCGTCAAGATCCTCGACTTCGGCATCGCCAAGGAGACGGACACGTCCCTCAGCGAGAACACGAAGACCAGCGAGCTCATGGGCTCGCCGCATTACATGAGCCCCGAGCAGCTCCGGAGCTCGAAGAAGACCGACGTGCGCAGCGACCTCTGGTCGGTGGGCGTCGTGCTCTACCGCGCGCTGACGGGCAGGATCCCCTTCCCCGGCGACACGCTCGCCGAGGTGATGGTGCAGGTCTTCTCCGCGCGCCTGCCGCCGCCGACGTCCCTCGCGCCGGAGCTGCCGCCCGCGATCGACGCGTTCTTCCAGAAGGCCCTGGCGCGTAGCCCCGACGATCGGTTCCAGACGATGCGCGAGCTCGCGGAGGCGTTCCAGTCGGTCACGAGCGGCAAGGGCATGCCGGCAGCAGCGCCGAGCTCGCCGGAGGCGCGGGCCTCGCTGCCGAGCGTGAACGCGACCGCGACGCCGCTGCCGGTCGCGCCGCCCTTGCAACCTCCCGCGGCGGTCGTGCCACCCGCCCCGGTCTCCTCGCCGGGCCTGTCTTCCCTCGGTGGGGGGTTCGCGCAGCCTGCGGCTGCACTGCACCCCCCACACCCCCCAGCGGTGCCCGCGGAAACGACGTCCTCGCCGGGCCTGCCTGCGCCCGGTTTGTCCGCGCAGGTTGGTCCGGACGCACCTCCGCCGCTCGCGCCGGGCGGGCCCACCGCGCCGCCCGTCGCGATGCCGACGTTCCCGCCGACGACGGCGCCGCAGCCGCTCGCGGACGCCTCGTCCTTCCCGCAACCGCCCGCCTCGTCCGCGCCCCTGCCCGCGCCGCCGGAGCAGACGAGCCATGCGCCGCAGCTCGCGCCCCCGCTCGACCCGAGTGCGTCCCGACCAACCCGGCAGGTGCAAGCCGCGGTGATCGGCGTGCTCGTCGTGGGGCTCCTGCTCGCCATCGTGCTCATCGCCACGCGCCCCTCGACCGAGCCCGAGGGCGTCGCCGCCGCGCCGCCC
The window above is part of the Polyangium spumosum genome. Proteins encoded here:
- a CDS encoding MAPEG family protein, encoding MPTKDLALPALTTIVALITYFVLTLNVGRARGKFNVPAPQTSGNPDFERVLRVQQNTVEQIILFLPSLWLCALFTSPKLAAGLGGVWILGRILYAWGYYKAAEKRGPGFGIALLSTLSLLIGSIYGVITTLL
- a CDS encoding serine/threonine-protein kinase, yielding MLLAPGTVIAGRYRLERPLASGGMGSVWVGQHVTLQTEVAIKFISTESAASPAARARFEREARSAAHLRHANIVAVQDYGIEDETPYLVMELLRGESLEERIHARGRLSLEALAPIVQQMSRGLRKAHEAGIIHRDLKPGNVFLARDDDEDVEVVKILDFGIAKETDTSLSENTKTSELMGSPHYMSPEQLRSSKKTDVRSDLWSVGVVLYRALTGRIPFPGDTLAEVMVQVFSARLPPPTSLAPELPPAIDAFFQKALARSPDDRFQTMRELAEAFQSVTSGKGMPAAAPSSPEARASLPSVNATATPLPVAPPLQPPAAVVPPAPVSSPGLSSLGGGFAQPAAALHPPHPPAVPAETTSSPGLPAPGLSAQVGPDAPPPLAPGGPTAPPVAMPTFPPTTAPQPLADASSFPQPPASSAPLPAPPEQTSHAPQLAPPLDPSASRPTRQVQAAVIGVLVVGLLLAIVLIATRPSTEPEGVAAAPPGTTSPNFSGVATAAGTALTPDEMAAAVPDETPIEILEEDLPPAPSATQTARPTGWAWKPIPKGHGRLLIRAKGGTCKVTVNGVYYGVTPVDVVVESGKQRVFCRMPTGSTRSKELRAPEFKVTKVEFEVKQ